Part of the Zea mays cultivar B73 chromosome 4, Zm-B73-REFERENCE-NAM-5.0, whole genome shotgun sequence genome is shown below.
atgaagcagccgaagaatgccgaaaggcctttggcatagtttgctctttcatcgggacaagggatttagtacAGGAACACATAGCCTTTAGAgggtggccgcttgtagagaaatgggaaatgccaaaggagactatcaataaatctgacgaaggtgggctggtcaggttgaaatacaccttcagatatgaaggtaagtttgttgagccagatggtgATTGGCTtaagtgtatcgaagctacaagcgatgaactgcttgggccatattcaaaggcagaagaCAATGCGCTATCtgtggccttcggaggccggaagaagaagaggctgaatagagtCTTCGACactattgggtttatgtaccctgattaccgctacccgtcGCGGGGGCAGAAGAGGAAGAGTGCCACTTCCGGAAAAGATACTGctccagctgctccaagcgagcccacgccgaagaggaaaaggtgaaggtccttactcaccggccACGATATATTGAGCCGGCCgaagtgcccgaatttggcggtgagacctcttcggctgctAAAGCCAAAGAACTTACTTTTACACAGAATATTGAAGAACCAACTGTAAGGCCGAAGGTTAACAAAATTGAAGAGTCTGGAGTCGAAGACAAAATATCAATTttgagcccttcggcagaagtaacagtgccgaagacacaaaaagATCTTATAGCGACcgcaaaaaggaaaaggatggtcaatgtactagatgtgctagagacaataaagtcttcaagcaccacTCCAAAGAAAACTGCCGAAGCGCCGAAAACACAGGTTGAGACAAAAACATCCGAAGacgaagctgcaaagagccagaccgtggccgaagctgggccttcagagtccgccaaggagaaatccttagaAACCggagatgttgggggccttccgcttccgaaggtcctcaaaaacgtgatttgacaatgttttctaagtatgcgagcaggtatcttcggaatcaggttgcgggtatacagaagcacGGTCAAGACGAagtttgactgaaatggaagacgatcatgacgaaggatgaaacgatcacgaagctatgtgcagaggagcttcggcatgacagtagaaagggaaaaccgacttaaagatgaaaagccaaatcaaccctcgaagaattactatagagttattgataaaaataaagggcattaatgtaattttaaacgggctgcgtcccgtgcctataaatagatgaatagtactcatgtactgttcacgctgacttggcattggcatcacgcttgtacccttactttccttcaaaatcgaaggtacatttataatttatcatcatttatataagaaaaacgaatagaaataaattaataataatgtttaaagtagttatgttattttccgtattttatacataaatcttttcttatcttttattatgattatgaaggtatgaccttcataaccttcgtccgaaattcattatacccaaggggaaataatgtttcgaaggacgaagggctctaATATTTAACAtcatgtgttgccttgttcttgattcatagcatttgagaacaagtccccaacaggagaaGAAACAAAAAGAGGCTACAAagcaaattctgcctgaaaaaactctctcttcaactcccgaagcatcttccagagtacctgattatattgtacgacatgcttcgggcaaaaggctatctgaagaggaaaagcgagaagctcaacattatgcccagaaattaaaatatccaaagggggcattaatattcaacgacagcggagaagaagatttcttgtattgtctcccagacagcaaggaaatttctgtctgccgggagtgagcaaaagcttcggattcccgacgctagaagatgggctttcggtgctatcgaaagatgaacTGGCTGATAGCTTagcctataatagcttaaaggtatgaGACTGAACTTTTTGTATTAAAAAACCAAGATTTTTTTTATTTGCTTACACTTAGTATCACACTTCTTTTTGCAGGGTctgattcttagcaacgccctcagggcgcaaaaaagtgctgaagacgaaggatgcactatagctttgaacaaccttcattccgaagtaattgaactaaggaacaaaggtcttgaaaaagataaaatattaaactcattgctgaataaaataaaagaagacgaatctacttccaaagcccaagctgaagcccagaagtgcgaaattgaagatcttcagaaacagctggttgAAGCGAAGTTAaaatgtgctattgccgaagctgaccgagacgccagtgactactggaaaaattactgggaaaaaacagttgtggagcttcgttcttcaaaagaaagatgttatgaaaaatctgtagcatgtgtacaaaagataaaaaccagcttcgccaatattggcgcatattcgaatgaagacaacttcgtatTGGGCGATCTcgaaggtccaatcgactggatcaacggcgaggctgaagcctttgaggaagttttgagtggccgtggagatgtctgcgtcttctcaggtgccaggggaattgcggctattttggagaaggcaggatgcgaaAATGTGAAGattttggcccaagccgaagctgctttctctattgatgacacgaaggatccctcggccgaggcaagcttagttggcggaaagttttttaccgatatctgggaaaatggtggccgagggatggctcacgaaattataaagaaaagtgaaaaagatactcacgatgctagagaagcagcaaaggcGGCTGAGAAAGCTGTGGAACTCGAGAAACGGATAGGTATTGCCTGATTGTTTTTAAccttatgttttatttttgtgactttgaACTTATCTATGTTTTGTAtcacagctgaactatctcctcctccggagcccttcgagtcactggccgaacccgaagcaaaaaaggaaaATGAAATtacaaagatggccgaagctatcatggaggaagctgtgactcaactactaaacgaagctgcagaagcagttttaaaagaagaatagctattattgtagaaacattcggaatattgatgtaatatttgctgaacacagtgtgtaatattttacagttttgaatgtaatatataagctatttgtaatccagttctttacgatgcatgaaactttacgtacataccgtttttgagccttcggcgaaaaaacaccttcccttcttttcatgcttcgtgaagaatacccATATTCCGCGAAAATATtgtgcttcgtaagcaatagatcctCGATATTAAAGTTGATAAagttgtacttcttcaaaacttattttgtgctttGGCACAACTTCTTTGAAACAATTTCCGAAaatcaacactgtatccccttcttgtgccattgatgcaatatgatgtatgatgtcatgttatgcgaatgatgtgatgatgttatggtaTGCGAATGAAGTttttgccgaagatacacacacatcccctcagtagaacacacaatctctttgccgtttatttttcagcttcaccgcttatttttcggtgtatcagcgctgacttttcgttgtaagcctcccttaggagcttcttcgcctttttactttggcggtattcacgttgacttttcgcgcttcgccttatacttcggcggaatcagcgtttatttttcgctgtaagctctgcattccctttggaatgacttttgagcagaaaacttacgctgcgctcccttatgaacgacttttgtTTCAGtacacttacactgcgttccttagaacgactttttgttgctttggCAAatcttgtaatataattgtgaacCACGCGTTCTCTTGAGAACAACTTTCGTGTTTTACTGACTtttggaacttcgtgagtctgtgaaggaggtatattatatcatgacaatgacgaagctattacaagaaattgaaaacaacaaaagagctaggctttcaatgattgctTCTTTATTGAAAAAGAAAATGATgacgaatgtaaaaactgtttcagaggtaggatatctcttagtagatgtgctttgattctggcatagtactgttgactgtgcgagcttcggactgctccctgtagtctcgctgctgatgagtgtgctggctcccttctggctgctggccttggggatatgcgggttgcattggtggtggaggtggaggctgttgccaagatgcctgaggttggcttgccaaagcaacagaaactgcaggatggttacccacatactctggtatgtacggtgaatgatacgaagcagtatgcataacttgcttcgactggttttgttgggctgcagcttctgctatctccttctgtttctggatggtgacatggcacatccttgtagtatggcccttgtccttaccgcagaataggcaataaattttcctaggctgatccccaaaccttccgccgaagccactggctcctctgccccttggagctggaggtcgaggatagctttgttgctgccccgaagcctgggaggaatattgcggcctctgctgctgacctcctctgtcgtcattctgagtagagtggattgatctaacgtgccttggGTGaatcctccctccgaagcccctggtcatctcggagaatctgtaagcttcctcccttctttgacgaaagtcattatcagcgcggatgtattcatccatcttctgaagcaatttttccaaggtctgagggggtttcctggcgaagtattgggccgaaggtcctggccgaagccccttgatcatgtcctcaatgacaatctcattgggcactgttggcgcttgtgccctcagacgcaagaaccttcggacatacgcctgaaggtattcctcgtgatcctgcgtgcactggaacaaagcttgagcagtaaccggcttcgtctgaaacccttggaaactagtgatcagcatgtccttcagcttctgccatgatgtgattgttcctagccgaagagaggagtaccaggtttgtgcaacattcttgactgccatgacgaaagatttcgccatgactgcagtattgcctccatatgaagatatggtagcttcgtagctcatcagaaactgcttcggatctgagtgcccgtcgtacatgggaagccgaggtggtttgtaagatggaggccaaggtgtagcctgcagttctgttgacagaggagaagcatcatcaaaaacaaaatttccatgatgggaatcatcataccatccatcatcatcaaacaatccttcttgatgaagctccctgtgctggggccttcgttcttgctcatcttgagcaagatggcatacttcttcagtggcttcgtcaatctgccattacagatcagctagcctagccattttttccttcttcttttgcacttgttgatgaagcatctccatattcctgatctcttggtccaactcatcctcctggggcgttggactagtggccttcctcttctggctctggGCCTCTCTtcggggtctcctggttcggatccagcggttgcagagcggcagcccctgtcgccgaagctttcttcggtggcatgacgaaggtcaatgctttcaAAGGTGGTCgataagagttcaccggaggtgggcgccaatgttggggacttgttctcaaatactatgaattaagaacaaggcaacacataaaatgttaaacattaaaatccttcgtcctccgaagcattatttcccttgagagataatgattttcagacgaaggttgtgaaTAACGTACCTTCGTCAGTACAACATATAAATAACGAAGGAGACacatgaaatataaaagataataTAAATAGTTATGTATTACCATCAGTTCatctctattttattattatggaaaaaaagAAATGATAACaggttacaaaagtaccttcggcttgaaggaagataaaagtacaagtgtgacgcaaaagcaaatgtcaagtcagcgtgaacagtacgggggtactgttcatctatttatatgcacgggacgcagcccatgtaaaactacactcatgccctttacatttgctaataactctatagtaatccatcgaggtctaaatagtcttttcatctttaagtcggtttccttttctgctatcatgccgaagcttccctgcacgtagcttcggctttgctccgtccttcgtatcccttgtgcttcttcacactgtggttttgacccaAGTCCGAAGGATtcaagttcgaaggtacctgctcatgtattatactccagaaacattgttaaatcatgtttttgagaaccttcggaagccgaaggcccccaacattgtcTAAACTATCGGGACTTGTTTGGTTGTATAAGAATTAGAGGTAATCAAGGGGCATATGATCCTGTGTTATTCATTGAACAGCAAGAGATTATATACCCTTCTATCCCTCCAAATCTCCAATAGCCATACATCCACAACAAGGTTACAAGCTACTTACAGCGGCTTAAAAAAGTCGAGGGACGAAAAAACATTACAATTTACAAAGCTTGGACGTGGATGCGGATTTCCTTGGTGGGCTAGTTCATGGAAACAGGCTACCACCGTCTATGGGCCGTCCTATACTGTCGTCAGCGCCCCAGCCCAGGAAAATTGACGTGCAATGACCGAACCCAACCCAACGGCGAGGATACTGTCTGTATGGGCTCCTGGAATCTCTCTCGCCAACCTGCACAGCACGCATGCCGCCGTTAGCAGTCAGCACAGAACGCATGGACCAAACGAGTTTTAAGTGGTTTTTGTGACGAGTCCAAGAAGAGTATGAGGCCATGAGCTAATTCCGATTCCTCTGTAAAGTACTTTGCATCATTGAATTGCAAGAATCCGGAGCGTGGCTACAACCTCGCAGCACATTCGATCGGTGCATGGCATATATAGAACGTCGAACTCCAGAAGATTGTTTAGAACAATGTCTTTTATTAGCTTTCGCGTGTGCTCACAACACTGGATCTGAGATAATTGACAAGGCGTTCAGGTCATTTGGTTTCATAAATTTGTAGCCATCATGCATGTACATTCCGTTATTCGTAGATCAAGAAGCCCAAATCAGCTATATATCACAGCTTGAGCTTACACTCGCTGATTGATGAATATATAATACACTTGCAAACAAGGCATCTCGATCGATGGAGAAAAAAAGGGGGAAAAGCAACAAATCGTTGGAGAAGAAGACGACGGACGACCTCGTCGATCCCCGGCCGGTGACGCCAACAACAACCGCGCCAAAGTCATCTCCTTCGACGCCCGCCAGCCCTCCGGATCTCGGTCGGTTCGCCGCGTGCAGCCGCCGGACGAAGTGTTTGATCGTACCAAGCCGATTCGCCTGATTAGTTAATGGACAAGTCACACGTCCCTAGCTAGCTACAACAGCTGATCGACGACGGGGTTCACGTTCAGGTCATCAGATCACTTCCTGACGCGTCGCAGCGCGAGGTACGCCAACAGGCGGTAGCCGAAGAACATGGCGACGAGCGCGGCGATGCACGCcccaggcccggcctcgccgtcgACGGCCTCCGGCGGGAGCAGGCGCTTGAGGTGGCCGCCGTACTGCACGGCGATGAGCAGGCGGTAGCAGTAGTAGGTGAAGGAGGTGTACTTGGCCCACACCATGAACCCCGGCACGTTGTGGACGTAGAAGCCGCCGGTGAGCAGGTACGCCAGCATGACGACCGTGACCAGCGTGGACGCGCGCTTGGCGTCCATCATGGCGGCGCCGACGGCCAGCCCCAGCCCCTCGGCGACGAGCACGTACGCGAGGATGACGGCGAGCGTGAGCGCGAACGCGGCGGGGGACGGGTTGAGCGCCGCCATGAGGTAGACGACGACGGTGAACGCGGTGGGCAGGGCGAGCTCCATGGGCAGGTCCCCGGCCATGCGCGACATGAAGTAGGACGAGAGCGCGTACATCCCCGAGGCGCGCTCCCGCGCCAGCACGGGCCGCTCCTGCGGGAACGCGAACACGGCGTTGAAGGAGGCGAAGACGCCCCAGAAGATGGAGACGAAGAAGAGCAGGCCCAGCCGGTCCTGCACCGCCAGCGGCGACGACCGCCACCACATGGCGCCCGCCACCAGCGCGGGCGCCATGATCTGGACCACGCGCAGCGACGTGAACGTCTCGTGCCGCCGCTCCTTGAGGCTGCGCCGGAGCAGGACCGAGAACTGGTTGCACCAGCTCGTGCACCCGCTCCCCaccggcggcagcagcagcggctcgccgccgccgttCTGCGCGTGGCCCGCAGCGTCGTCGATGGAGGCCTTCACCCGTGGGGCCAGCACCTTGCTGTAGGACGAGATGAGCGACTGCTTCACGTTGTTGCCGCCTTCTGCCGTGACGACGTTGTAGTCAGCTTGAGCAAAACCTGTTTATTAGGACAAATGACAATTAAGAattttgttttttttaaaaaaaaacaagtAGAGAATGGAGAGACGATAAGTAAAGTATAATACCCCATGAATCAAGAACAGGAACTAGTGCGCTCGAGATAGAATTTGTGATAATCGCTTTCTTTATTACTCTTTTCTGGTACCGAGATAATAACGTGACGTTACACATCATTATTCCCTTCGTTACTGTGTGTGTGCGTACAATTCTACACGTAGCGCATCCTCCGCCGTCCAATAATTGACACCAGACGCATGCCGTACGTTCGATTCTCGATCCGGCCGGGGACGTAACGTACGCTAGCTATTGGGGCCACTATAACATTTGATCAAGAAAACGCGCGCAGCGCAGCAGTCTTGCTGCCATGGTGCTAGCGTAGCTGTGGCGACATGAAAGGCCCGGTGCACCGAGCAAATTAATTAATTATTAAAAAAAAGAGGCGAGGTGCCTGCCTGCCCCTCCAAGCCAAAAGGGGACGGGGAGGGAGGAGAGAAAAGTGGCCTCAGCTCCAAAAGCGGGCAATTCTGCACCGAGAAATGATTCCTCCTGTCTAAAGCCGGCACGAGCAGGGGCATATGTTTCCAAGTCTAGTGAGACAGCAGGGCATATCCATCGGTCGCCTGCATGTCACTCCCTAATGGCCGATTAATAAGAGCCGATATATCTACCATTTGCTCGTTCATGCTTCGTTCTGATGCATTCGGACACCAtgtaaaaaaattaaaaaaaagagagaggcAAATAAAGGGACCAGATCCAACTAAAAGCTGCCACGAGTGTCGGAGATCCATCCGTCACCCCTGTGTGTGCAGTGACATATATATAGCCCGTGTGCTAATATATAATCCACAATATACGACGCCCTTTAATTAATTTTTCCGATAGTCGATACGCGAGTCTTGATGTTCAAATACCTATGGTGTGTGTAGACCAGATTGGCTTACGtgatttagggtgtgtttggcatggctctgctccatcccagagcagctctactctaaaactctgggtggagcagctctactccagagtttagattgtttctcataaccagtggcaatggcgggtaaataactcaaaactccatgactaggttgtttttttggagttttcagagcagcaaaagaggtactccaaaaaattgtactgcagctccaaaaactccatagagtttacaactctggagttagggtgtttggcatgctctggtcagctcctccttggagttttgctctggagccatgccaaacaggcccttagaaTGGCTCTGGGAGTATCTACCAAGCATAGCTAGTATATAGTATGTACCTTTCTGTTGGACGATGATGATGTTCAGCCACAGTGGTAGTGCCCTAATTCCCACCTTCAGTGACAGGTGTCCCTGTAGGTGTGTGATTTTTCAACCATAAAGTGCTTTGCAGAAAATAAAGCACTAGGGAGGGATGCATGGCAGGCACTACTCACCATCTCCACTCTTTTTCCCCCCTTCCTCTCatgctctttctctctcccctctctctctctctctctcttctttgtTGGGTGCactccacactcactcaccaggcGTTGCGCTTGTCTCCGGTCTCATGATGAATCTAATCCTCTCATCAATTGCAGAAAAAAGGTGAGCAAGAACACACAGACACTTGCTCCAGACTTCAACGCCACTTGTTCTAGTAGTGATCTGGTCAATCTAGTGATtctctctcatgtctctaaatgTGTGTTTCAACTCTTCATAATCTTTTGGTTAGCTAGCTTAGCTAAGAATGAAGAGAAAT
Proteins encoded:
- the LOC100281598 gene encoding ATPase, coupled to transmembrane movement of substances yields the protein MPPNAEDVHGSGGGGALATTAPAASKMDCFLTTVCTPLDLQFIDVSYRVKQTERSASKAPPGGRISHSGPGAPATAEERTILKGITGEARPGEVLAVLGPSGSGKSTLLSILGGRLAGRHSGTVLAGGRPPCRAVQRRTGFVAQDDVLHPHLTVRETLAFCAMLRLPRSAPASAKAAAAEAVIAELGLAACADTVVGNAFVRGVSGGERKRVSIGHELLVNPSLLVLDEPTSGLDSTAAARLVATLSALARKGRTVVLSVHQPSSRVYRMFDSVLLLAEGSCLYFGAGRDAMDYFASVGFAPGFHVNPADFMLDLANGFAQADYNVVTAEGGNNVKQSLISSYSKVLAPRVKASIDDAAGHAQNGGGEPLLLPPVGSGCTSWCNQFSVLLRRSLKERRHETFTSLRVVQIMAPALVAGAMWWRSSPLAVQDRLGLLFFVSIFWGVFASFNAVFAFPQERPVLARERASGMYALSSYFMSRMAGDLPMELALPTAFTVVVYLMAALNPSPAAFALTLAVILAYVLVAEGLGLAVGAAMMDAKRASTLVTVVMLAYLLTGGFYVHNVPGFMVWAKYTSFTYYCYRLLIAVQYGGHLKRLLPPEAVDGEAGPGACIAALVAMFFGYRLLAYLALRRVRK